CTTATAAAGGCTTATAATCCAGAAATCAGGGATGTATGCGCTCTGTTGGGTCATGAAACTATTCAAAGGATAGTAAAATTCGCATGGGAAGAGGAAATAACATAGGCTTGCCCTGTATGTTTTTAAAGACTATATTTATAGGCAGGAGGTATATTATGTCCTTAAGACCCTTAAGACTCAGAAATAAAACTGTCCCTGTTCCCATAATTCAGGGTGGGATGGGTGTTGGTATATCATGGGAAAAGCTGGCCGGTGCTGTGGCAAAAGAGGGTGCTGTCGGGGTTGTGTCTGCTGTGGGCACTGGCTACAGATATCCTGAACTGGTAAAAAGGGACAAGTTTGGAAGACCTATAGGTTCCATATACACCCACAGCAAAGAGGCCCTTACAAGGCTCATTCAGGAGGCAAAGAGACTCTCTGAGGGTAATGGTGCCATAGGGGTAAACATACTCTGCGCCATAACTGACTATGGAAGAGTTGCTGCTGATGCAGTGGAAGCAGGTGCGGATGTGATAATCTCTGGTGCGGGTCTTCCCCTCAGGCTTCCTGAGTATGTGGGTGATGCGGATGTTGCCCTCGTTCCCATAGTTTCCTCTGCGAGGGCTTTGAATCTCATATGCAGGACATGGGAGAAAAAATACAAGAGGCTTCCAGACGCGGTGGTTCTGGAAGGTCCAAAATCTGGTGGTCATCAGGGCTTTAAATACGAAGAATGCTTCATGCCAGAGTATCAGCTTGAAAACCTCTTTCCCTCTGTGCTTGAGGAGGCTCAGAGATGGGGTGGAATACCCCTCATAGTGGCGGGTGGAGTCTGGAGCTACAGAGACATACTCTACTACATGGAAAGGGGTGCAAGCGGCGTTCAGATGGCAACGCGTTTCATTGCTACCCACGAATGCGATGCACCCCCCATATACAAGGAGACGGTTCTCAATGCAGAGGAGGATGATATAATGCTTTTCAAGTCTCCTGTTGGCTATCCACTCAGGGTGGTGAGAACCCCCTTTATAGAAAGGCTCCTTGCTGGATACAACGGCTGGAACGGCTGTGTTTCTCACTGCATAACACCCTGCAACAAGGGTGAAGAGGCAAGGAAGGTGGGCTTCTGCATAGCTGACAGGCTTGGCTCTGCATGGCTCGGGAACTACGAGGAGGGCATATTCATAAGCGGTGCCAACGGACACCTGCTCAAAAGACAGGGTATAATAAGCGTGAAGGAGCTAATTGATATACTCACTGGCAAAAGACCAGACCCAACCCTTGAAGAGGAATTTGCCTTAAAATAAAGACCAAGGAGGGGAAACATGTTCAGAGCACTGTGGACATCAGCTTCCGGCATGACGGCACAGCAGACAAACCTTGACGTCATATCCAACAACATGGCAAACGTAAACACGGTGGGTTTTAAAAAGATGAGGGCAACCTTTCAGGACCTTGTCTATCAGACCATAAGAGACCCTGGAGCTCCCACATCACCTGCCACAAGAAACCCCTCAGGCTTTCAGATTGGTCTTGGAACCTATGTATCGGATACCTACGGAATCTTTACGCAGGGCAACATCTTCCAGACGGGAAACCAGCTTGACATAGCCATTCAGGGAGATGGCTTTTTCAAGGTTGTCCTGCCTGATGGCACTATAGCCTACACGAGAAATGGACAGTTCAGGCTTGATGCTGATGGGAGAATAGTTAACCCTGACGGCTATCCCCTTGACCCCGAAATAACCATACCGCCGGATGCCATAAGCGTTGGTGTGGGTCCAGATGGCACGGTGACCGTCCTCAGACAGGGTGCCACCGCAGTGGAAGAGGTAGGAAGGTTTGAACTTGCCAAGTTTGTAAACCCTGCAGGTCTGAGAAGAATAGGAAACAACCTGTTTATACAGACAGATGCCTCCGGCGAGCCTGTGGTGGACAACCCTGGAAACCAGGGCATAGGGACCCTTCTTCAGGGATACCTTGAGTCTTCCAATGTAAACATAGTGGAGGAGATGGTGAGCCTTATAATAGCCCAGAGGGCTTTTGAGTTCAACACAAAGGGCATAACCGCCGCTGATGAGATGCTCGGTCAGACCGCCAACCTCAGAAGGTAAGCTATAATTTAACTCATGGCTGAGGAGGCGAAGGAAGCTAAGGAAGAGAAAAGGGGTGGGTCCAAAAAGATACTTTTTCTGGTTCCGGTTCTTATAGTTCTCCTTGCAGGGGGTGGTGGAGCGTACCTATTCCTCTTTTCAAAAAAAGGCAAGAAGGAGGAGACGGCACCACTTCCATCTCAGGTAGGCGTTATGATGGACCTTGGCACCTTCACCGTAAACCTTGCAGACAGAGATGTGGATGCCTACGCGAGAGTTTCCATAACCCTTGAGCTTTCCAACGAAAAGGTGAGACAGGAAGTGGACAGAAGACTTCCCATAATAAAGGATGCCGTAATTGACGTTATAAGCAGCAAGGCCTCCTCCTTCGTGAGAACACCAGAGGGAAGAGAAAACCTAAGGCTTGAACTAATAAAAAGGATAAACACTATACTCTTTGAGGGTGGGGTCAGAAACATATACTTTACAGAGTTTGTGGTGCAGACCACATGACGGATTTTTTCCTTAACCTTCTCCGTGTTCTTGTTGCCCTGGGCATAGTTATAGTCCTCATACTTATCACCCTTCCATACCTCCTTCCTCTTTTACAGAGACTGAGATGGACAAGGGAGGAAAGAGGTTCTGAGGTCAGGCTCCGAAGGGTCATACCTCTCGGGAAAAGCATGCTGCTTGTGGAGCTGGAGATAAGGGGCAAGCTCTTTGTTCTGGCATTGACGGATGGTGCTGTGGAGGTGGTTTACAGGGATGAAGCTGATAATACTTAGTCTTCTTCTCTCTGGCTCTGTCCTCGCCCAGCAGATAATCCCCAACATAGACCTTAGGGTGGGAACTGGTCAGCTGGATACTTCCATAAGGCTCCTCATACTTCTCACTGTCCTATCTCTTGCCCCATCTATCCTGATAATGACCACATCCTTTGTGAGAATTGTCATAGTCCTTTCCCTTCTCAGGCAGGCGCTTGGTGTTCCCACAGTTCCTCCCAATCAGGTCATAGTCTCCCTTGCCCTCTTTCTTACCTTTTTTGTGATGAAGCCCGTCTTTGACAGGATAAACTCTGATGCACTCCAGCCACTTCTTAAAAACCAGATTACAGACAGCACCTTCTTTGAAAGAACCTCTTCCATAATGAAGGAGTTCATGGCAAAGAACACAAGAAAGGAAAGCCTCAAAGTCTTCCTTGACATGGCAAACCTCCCTAAGGAGGAGAAAGATAACATAAAGAATCCACAGGATGTTCCTCTCAGCGTTCTAATCCCTGCCTTTATGGTAAGCGAGATAACCACCGCCTTTCAGATAGTTTTTCTGCTATATCTACCCTTCCTTATAATAGACCTCGTGGTGGCTTCAATTCTCATATCCATGGGCATACTTATGATTCCTCCTCAAATAATATCCCTGCCCTTCAAGATAATGCTCTTTGTGCTTGCCAACGGCTGGGAGCTTGTAGTATTATCCTTGGTAAGGAGTTATCAATGAGCCCGGATATGGTCATATCCTTTGGACAGAAGGCTCTTGAGATGGCTCTGTTGCTCTCTGCTCCAGTTCTTATTGCCACCTTTCTGGTGGGTTTGATAATCAGCATACTGCAGTCTGCCACACAGATACAGGAGATGACACTGAGCTATATACCTAAGATAATAGCGGCTTATATAACCGTGCTGGTGCTGGGTGCATGGATGCTTAACAAGCTCCTTGATTATACAAAGGAGCTTATAATCAACATGCCTGCCTGGCTCCGATGACGCTTGACATAAACGCCCTTCTTACTCTCTTTCTTGTCTATCTCAGGATTGTCAGCTTTCTTCTCATGGTGCCGGTGTTTGGGAAAGAGTTCATGCCAAATACCTTTAAAGTTTTTCTTGCAACTGCCATAGGCTTTTCCCTTTTTCTCTACTCAGACATAAAACCCCTTCAGTTCCCAACCACAGCTCACTTTTTACTTGCCATGCTTAAGGAAATTCTTTTTGGCTTTACCGCAGGGCTCATGCTCAGGTTCCTTTTTGACGCCATGCAGATGGCTGGTGAGTTTATAAGTCTTAACATGGGTCTTGGTCTTGCCACCATATTCAACCCTCAGCAGCCTCAGACCACAGTCTTTGCCTTTTTCCTTTCCCTCATGGCAACTCTTTTTTTCCTCGCTCTTGGTGGTGCGGAGATAACTCTCCTTTCCCTTGGCAGGAGCTTTGAAAGGGTCCCGCCGGGGGGCTTTAGCCTGTATGAGATAAACCCTGAAGTCTTTCTGAGCTTTTTCTATGAGAGCTTCCTTCTCGCCTTTAAGGTCTCTCTTCCTGTGATTGTTGTGATGCTTGTCTTTAACCTTGTGCTTGCCCTTGTAAACAGGTTCATACCTCAGATAAATGTGTTTATAGTTGGACTACCAATACAGGTTTTCATAGGTTTTGTTATACTTCTTCTTTCTTTTCCTGTGGTGTTTCTTGTCTATTCTTCCCATGTGAGGGAGTATATAATTAAGTTTGTTGCTCTTATTGGGGGACATTGATGGCTCAGGAAAACAGAACAGAAAAGGCAACCCCATACCGTCGTAAGAAGTTAAGGGAGGAGGGAAATGTGGCAAAAAGCCCTGAGCTTGCCTCTTCCCTGACCGTATTTCTTTCCTCTGTTATCCTCTTCTTTGTGGGTGGTTATCTCTTCTATGAGGTGGTTAAATTCATGCAGTTTATAGTGGAAAACCCATCCATGAATCCCACTGTGGTCGTTAAATATGTGGGTGAACGCTTCCCGGGAATGCTACTTCCCCTCTTTTCTGCAGCCCTGCTTACAGTTGTGCTTGCCCATGTGGGTCAATTCGGCTTTATATTCACCCTGAAGCCCCTCCAGTTCAAGTGGGAAAGGCTAAATCCCTTTGAGGGTATAAAGAGGGTTTTCTCCCTCACAACTGCCTTTGAGCTCGTAAAAAATGTGCTCAAGGTATCCCTTTTCATGGTAGTTTCCTACTTCATACTGAGGGGCGATGTGGAAGAGCTCCTGACAGCACCTTCTCAGGATGTATCAGGTTTTGTTCTTTACATGATTAAACTTGTCTTCAAGCTGATACTTGTGCTGAGCGCCTTTGCCATGCTTATCGCCCTTCTTGATTATGGATACAGGAGATGGGACTACGAGAGAAGAATAAGGATGAGTAAGGAGGAGGTCAAAGAAGAATACAAACAGCATGAGGGGAACCCACAGATAAAGGGTGCCATAAAAAAGCGTATGAGACAGCTTTCAAGAGGAAGGATGATGAAGGAGGTTCCAAAGGCAAGCGTGGTCATAACAAACCCCACCCACATAGCCATAGCCCTCAGATACAACCCAGAGGAAGGAGACAGGGCTCCTAAAGTTCTGGCTAAAGGGAAAGGACCCGTAGCAGAGAAGATAGTGGAGATAGCCCACGAGAACGGGGTGCCTGTTATAAGGAAAGAAGAGCTTGCCAGAGGAATGTATCCTCTTGTGGAGGTGGGCGAGGAAATACCTCCCAAGTTCTACAGGGCGGTAGCGGAGGTGATAGCTTTTATAATGTTCAGAAAAAAGAGGGTGGCGGTATGAGTGAGATGGGCAA
The Aquificaceae bacterium genome window above contains:
- a CDS encoding nitronate monooxygenase family protein; translation: MSLRPLRLRNKTVPVPIIQGGMGVGISWEKLAGAVAKEGAVGVVSAVGTGYRYPELVKRDKFGRPIGSIYTHSKEALTRLIQEAKRLSEGNGAIGVNILCAITDYGRVAADAVEAGADVIISGAGLPLRLPEYVGDADVALVPIVSSARALNLICRTWEKKYKRLPDAVVLEGPKSGGHQGFKYEECFMPEYQLENLFPSVLEEAQRWGGIPLIVAGGVWSYRDILYYMERGASGVQMATRFIATHECDAPPIYKETVLNAEEDDIMLFKSPVGYPLRVVRTPFIERLLAGYNGWNGCVSHCITPCNKGEEARKVGFCIADRLGSAWLGNYEEGIFISGANGHLLKRQGIISVKELIDILTGKRPDPTLEEEFALK
- the fliP gene encoding flagellar type III secretion system pore protein FliP (The bacterial flagellar biogenesis protein FliP forms a type III secretion system (T3SS)-type pore required for flagellar assembly.) encodes the protein MKLIILSLLLSGSVLAQQIIPNIDLRVGTGQLDTSIRLLILLTVLSLAPSILIMTTSFVRIVIVLSLLRQALGVPTVPPNQVIVSLALFLTFFVMKPVFDRINSDALQPLLKNQITDSTFFERTSSIMKEFMAKNTRKESLKVFLDMANLPKEEKDNIKNPQDVPLSVLIPAFMVSEITTAFQIVFLLYLPFLIIDLVVASILISMGILMIPPQIISLPFKIMLFVLANGWELVVLSLVRSYQ
- the flhB gene encoding flagellar biosynthesis protein FlhB: MAQENRTEKATPYRRKKLREEGNVAKSPELASSLTVFLSSVILFFVGGYLFYEVVKFMQFIVENPSMNPTVVVKYVGERFPGMLLPLFSAALLTVVLAHVGQFGFIFTLKPLQFKWERLNPFEGIKRVFSLTTAFELVKNVLKVSLFMVVSYFILRGDVEELLTAPSQDVSGFVLYMIKLVFKLILVLSAFAMLIALLDYGYRRWDYERRIRMSKEEVKEEYKQHEGNPQIKGAIKKRMRQLSRGRMMKEVPKASVVITNPTHIAIALRYNPEEGDRAPKVLAKGKGPVAEKIVEIAHENGVPVIRKEELARGMYPLVEVGEEIPPKFYRAVAEVIAFIMFRKKRVAV
- the flgG gene encoding flagellar basal-body rod protein FlgG, translated to MFRALWTSASGMTAQQTNLDVISNNMANVNTVGFKKMRATFQDLVYQTIRDPGAPTSPATRNPSGFQIGLGTYVSDTYGIFTQGNIFQTGNQLDIAIQGDGFFKVVLPDGTIAYTRNGQFRLDADGRIVNPDGYPLDPEITIPPDAISVGVGPDGTVTVLRQGATAVEEVGRFELAKFVNPAGLRRIGNNLFIQTDASGEPVVDNPGNQGIGTLLQGYLESSNVNIVEEMVSLIIAQRAFEFNTKGITAADEMLGQTANLRR
- the fliQ gene encoding flagellar biosynthesis protein FliQ, with the translated sequence MSPDMVISFGQKALEMALLLSAPVLIATFLVGLIISILQSATQIQEMTLSYIPKIIAAYITVLVLGAWMLNKLLDYTKELIINMPAWLR
- the fliR gene encoding flagellar biosynthetic protein FliR is translated as MTLDINALLTLFLVYLRIVSFLLMVPVFGKEFMPNTFKVFLATAIGFSLFLYSDIKPLQFPTTAHFLLAMLKEILFGFTAGLMLRFLFDAMQMAGEFISLNMGLGLATIFNPQQPQTTVFAFFLSLMATLFFLALGGAEITLLSLGRSFERVPPGGFSLYEINPEVFLSFFYESFLLAFKVSLPVIVVMLVFNLVLALVNRFIPQINVFIVGLPIQVFIGFVILLLSFPVVFLVYSSHVREYIIKFVALIGGH
- a CDS encoding flagellar basal body-associated protein FliL, which encodes MAEEAKEAKEEKRGGSKKILFLVPVLIVLLAGGGGAYLFLFSKKGKKEETAPLPSQVGVMMDLGTFTVNLADRDVDAYARVSITLELSNEKVRQEVDRRLPIIKDAVIDVISSKASSFVRTPEGRENLRLELIKRINTILFEGGVRNIYFTEFVVQTT